The window GCTCCGGTAACTGATTGATAAGTCGTGACTTACCACATCGCCTTCTGCCATAGACAATCATCAAAGCCGCCTCCTGGCCAGCTCGGGCACGGTTGATTCTGCTCAACTCTGCATTTCGATTCAAAAACGGTAATTTCATATAAGGTAATATACACACAATAATTATGTTTGTCACTTATTATGTTTGTCGAAAGCCATCCTTAAATACTTTCAGGGTTCAAAGGTGCCCTGTTTTATGGCGTAGATCATACCGGTCTCCCAATCAAGTGGTTTAATAGGGGTCAAGGGCTGTTCATTTCGAGCCTTCTCCCGATCGGAAAGAAGCTCTTCCCGGTGGTTGGCAGCCCATTCAACAACCAGTCCAAGTACACGCGGAGGAAGGCGCCCTTCCATTATGTAACAATTCAAGAGAAGATTTTTTTCAGTCCAGCTTTCCATGGATACACTGTGATACTACCGGAAGAAAGAGCTTTCTTGTTCTGTGATAGAACCATAAATTTTGAACCCGGTATTGCATTTGAAAGGGTGACTTGACTATTGAAATCGTTCAGGTTATTTACTTCCCCGGATTTTATTTCGATACAAAGATGATCTTGAGGAGATTTTTTTACAATCAGATCCAATTCTACACCGTCTTTGGTTTTTAAATAGTAAAGCTTATAGTCTTTCTCTGTGTAGTGGTTCAACCTGAATATTTCAGAAATAATAAAGCTTTCAAACAGGCGACCATATTCATAGGTCGATTTTCGGCTTATTTCAGAAAATTGCCCCTGAAGTGCACGGACAATGCCGGTATCATGAAAGTAGAATTTTGAGCTGGAAATTTGTTGCTTTCTAACCGATGAATGCCAGGGAAGAAGATGAAATCCAAACAGAGTATCTTCCAGAATCGTGTAGTATTTTTCTACAGATTTATCACTGACGCCTGTACTTCTTCCTATTTTCGAATAATTTAAAATCTCTCCATTTGCTTGAGCAGCTATCTCTAAAAAGGTGTAAAATGGGTCGATTTGTCTGACAAGCTGCTCTATGAGTATCTCTTCTCTCAGATAAGTATAAACATACGCTTTTAAAAATCTGGTTTTATCTGTCTGAGAATCTATTTGTTCATTGTACAAAGCCGGCAAAGTCCCCCATGCCAGTGCTTTCTCAAGAGAAAAGTCTTTTCCTAATTCGATATGAGTCAATGGGAACAGGTTTTGTACAAATGCCCTTCCCGCCAGCAGATTACCCCCACCCCGCTTGATTTTTCTTGCAGATGAACCGGTGAGTGCGAATTTCAATTTTTCGTTTTCAATTAAATAGTGCACAACATCGAGCAAAGCAGGAATTTTTTGAATTTCATCAATGATAACAAACTGTGGAAGATTATTGTCATTTTTAAGGGCAGTAATCTCATGTTTTAAAATATCAGGATTTTTACGGTATTTCAAGTCCTCTTCAGCGAGAAGAAGGTCAATCCAAAAAACATTTGAATCTTTGAATGAATGCTTGAGCAGAGTAGATTTGCCGGTACCCCTCATTCCAAACAGGAAAAAGCTGTAGTTTTTGCTAAGATGCAGTTGTCTTTCATACATAAATTAATTATAATTAATAGGACCACCGGAGTCAACATATAGTTCGAATATATCGGGTAAATCCGAACCGTGGTTGTCCCTGGCTGTAACCGCCCCGATACATCAGGATTTGATTGTTCCATCTCCTATTATTTAGATAGATTCCTTGAAATAGCAGGATTTTGAGGCGTTTATTTCCTTATGAATTGTTTCTAT is drawn from Chitinivibrionales bacterium and contains these coding sequences:
- a CDS encoding ATP-binding protein, whose product is MKLPFLNRNAELSRINRARAGQEAALMIVYGRRRCGKSRLINQLPEREILYHLADLSEPTLQRTNLAHDIQRYLPGFADVI
- a CDS encoding AAA family ATPase, producing MYERQLHLSKNYSFFLFGMRGTGKSTLLKHSFKDSNVFWIDLLLAEEDLKYRKNPDILKHEITALKNDNNLPQFVIIDEIQKIPALLDVVHYLIENEKLKFALTGSSARKIKRGGGNLLAGRAFVQNLFPLTHIELGKDFSLEKALAWGTLPALYNEQIDSQTDKTRFLKAYVYTYLREEILIEQLVRQIDPFYTFLEIAAQANGEILNYSKIGRSTGVSDKSVEKYYTILEDTLFGFHLLPWHSSVRKQQISSSKFYFHDTGIVRALQGQFSEISRKSTYEYGRLFESFIISEIFRLNHYTEKDYKLYYLKTKDGVELDLIVKKSPQDHLCIEIKSGEVNNLNDFNSQVTLSNAIPGSKFMVLSQNKKALSSGSITVYPWKAGLKKIFS